ggtttacttatttatttttagaggaggtactggagattgaacccaggatcttgggcaagttaagcgtgtgctctacctctgagctataccctccccccgaacttctgttgtttaaagccacccagtttgtggcattTGGTCACAGTAGCCCTAGCAGACTAATGCAACATACATGTTCATTTTGGGGACAGTGGTGTCCTAACAACTGAGTTCTTACTCAGTGGCAGCACTTAGCTACTCGAGTAGTGGGTAGTGACATTTGTTCATTAGAGGGTTGGAAAGTCTCCAGTAACAGTCCACCTGGTGAGCTGGGAGAAACATGAAGGCGTAGCTTCAAAGCTGCAGGCAGGTTTTATCCTGGCTGGCCCATCCGGAATGACTGAGAGCAGGGTTATAGCCACAAGATTCGTACACACAAGATCTTGCTGGACAAACCTACTCACCATTTCAGGGGACACAAAGACAGAATTTCTAGTAGCACTATTGGAATCTAtatcttttccattaaaaagtgGGCAGCTAAAACCATCATATAACTTTGGAGCACCAAATGCAACAAagtatttgtgggttttttagCTCATCGAagtatattatgaaatatttcttacAAATCAAAAACACACATGTTTGAGAGCAAATGCTCACATACCCACAACACATCTGAAGAACTAATGTTAACTGACAGAACTGAAGCCCCAGACCTCGTGCAGACCTCACCCCAGCCCCCCAGCGCCCTCCAGAGGTAGCCACTATCCTATTCTTTTGAGTGGCTTGTCCTTCTTGCTAATAAGCAGGAAACACTTTATGTATTTGGATACTAATCCCCATGAGTTAAATGATTTCCCAGCTTGTGActtctcatttcactttttttcccaccatttaaaaaaaaaactgaagtagagttgatctacaatgttgtatTCGTTTCTTGTCGTTTCACTTTTTGTAGTACCTTCTGCTAAAGAGAaattttgatttatatatttctttctttttggagagGGAAGTGATtcggtttatgtatttatttattaacttaataaaggtactggggagtgaacccaggaccttgtgcatgctaagcatgcgctctaccactgagctccacccttcTCCTCCAAGAAATTTTAATATAGTTAAATAACCTGGAATGTCCTGGACCCTGGGACATAAGCGTATGTTTTAACCccaaacttgagaaagaagaggCCTTGAGACAGCTTTCCCCACCCGACACAGACACATTTCCTGTGGCCTTGCTTTGCTAGGTTTCTTTGCCAGCAGGCGGCTTTGCCCAGGTTCTCCCCATCACTGACGCGCAGATCTGCAAGGACTTCCTCTGGTGCTGTCCAGCCCACTCCCAAGTGCTCCGGGGCCAAAGTCTCGTCTCCTCCTCTCCTGACGTCAATTAGACCAAGGCCCTGGCTTACTGAGATCAGCAAACgctcccagggcagggctggcttcTTGTGGTTTCTTGCTTCTCTGTTTCTTGGCCTCTGGGGACACACACTTCCTGGGTCCAGGACATTCCAAACTATGAAAAAAATGATCACACTAGACCAAGATAAGCAGCACTCACAGGAGTCTGGCAGACAGAAAACCCAAATCCACTCaggagaaatgcatgtttaaccCAGGACTTGGGAACTCCCACAAAGAAGAGCCCAGAAACACGAGCTTCCAGTACAGGAGCCAGCAGAGACGGGAACAGAAGGGGCATGAGAACAGAACCCACCATTTGAAATTATGCTTGTAACGTTGTACCCAGCATCGCTACATGTTTTGTAACCCGAGGGTTTTCGTAGTATCTAGTGACTGACTACTGCCAGAGACAGACATCGTTACGCATGTTCTACAGCACAGTTTTGGGAACATCCGAAGTAACTATAACTTTCCTtattcccttatttttttctttactaaaagcctttaaatttaattttcctgttgctgagcaatctttttttttagttctctttcattaaaaagaaaattatcttaaTAACTTAGTAATATGGTCATCCTAAACTAGTTTTAAAACGACGTTATTGAAAGTTTTGTAAAAGTTCTGTAATTTTaagacacagaattaaattatattaattaaCACAGGAAAACGCCATAATATATCTCCTTTGGGGCTTACAAAGAATGCATGTGTTAGATCAGAACGCAGACCTCGCTCATGCGTGAGGAAGGTGCGATCGCTgagtattttaattttcctctttagCCGAAACACCTTCAAGCTCAGGACCCATCACTGGGTCCAAGTGATGCTCCAATTATCTAGTTATCTTAAAAAGAAGGTTAATTCACCCTTgagtggggcggggggtgggttCTAGTAGTTCAGATAGAATACTACATAATTAATTGAGGATTATAGACAAACATAGGATTTTGAGGTTTTGCCTAAAAATGTTGGGTCAGTACTCGCTAGAGTCCAGACAGGTGACAGGTGCCTGCAGAAAGACTCGGGCAAAGAAGTGACAACTGGAGGAACAACCCCTGCTCTCAGCAAAATCTAGTCTACAGTTTTCCAGCTGACACTACAATCTTCTCTCCACAAATATTCTTGAAACCACCGGccttcctccagcctctgcttggtttttctgttttctatttgccTCTTGCACTTGGCCCTGTTGTTTCTGTTCCTTTTTGGCCAAATGCAGCGTCGGCCAGCATCTACCTCCACACAGAGCAGgtccagctcccccacccccaggcgtAGGCGCTGCTCTTAACACACTGTTGCCATAGTTACCTTCACATCCATAATCCTCTTGCTTCATTGAAAACCATTAAGatgcccacccccctccccaaccgGGTCACTCCCTCTGCAGCGCTGCCCTCAAGCAGGTGCCCCTCCTCAGGCTGGTGCCCCCACCTCCTTGACTAGGGGAGGTGTTTTCACTTGGTTCTTGAGTCTTAAGACCCCAGCTGGACATCTACGTTAGCTGACTGTGCCCCGAGGCTGGTGGGAGGGAACGGGGGCTCTGGATTCCTTGACGGACAGTGATGTGGACGTTCCAATTCTCAATCAGGGCCCCCAAGTGGCAGCTGTGGCTTATCCCCTTCAATTTTCTTCATCACCTGTAAGGTCAGCACAGTTCACAAAGACGAGCGAACACTTTTCCCCAGAGACAAGAGTTAATCTGGTTTGAGCAAAGCATGATTCTTCCATAGCATGTTTTCTTCCTGCCTCCTGTAGGGACAAGGACTCCTTTCTCATTATTACCCTAAGGCTGAGCTGTTGTCTTTGCCTCCCAGGGTGGATGGTGACAGGTCCCATTGCAGCCACTTGACTCCAGAGTCCCCTTTGACAAGGGTCTGGGGGTTACTGAACCAGCTTCTTTTGCCCGACGCACAGAAGCCAAATGTTGAGACGCCAAGGTTTGCGGCAGGCAGAGAAAAATTTATTCACAAGGCAGGGAAGTGAGAAGGTGGGTGAACAAATCTCAAATCCACCTCTGGAAGGCGAGGGGCTTGAGGCATTTACGAGATGAAGAAGCAGGCGGTGTCAGGTGTGGGGACAGGAAGCTTCAGGTCGGGAAAAGGTGAGGCACAGGCATATCTGAGTTACGTGTTACTTCATGGGAAgcacgttaaaaaaaaatggaggcgCTTAGCATGACTGCGGGTGACGTTTTCTGCCCTCTGACCCCAAAAGGTCAATCATCACACACCTGCGGCTTCCACAGGCCCAGTTTTGGGGTTGGTGATCCCAATAGTCTTAGCCAGCTTGAACTGGACAGAAGCCCACCCCAAGTCCCTGGAAAACAAATGAAGCCCCTGTTCCTACGGTGATCCATACCTCAGAGGTGTTATCTACAGGGGTGGTTAAGGAGTCAAAAACAATTAAGGTAAGCTTGCTCAGTGAAGGCGGGTTAAAAGTAGAGGAGTTTTGAGCAAGCTGTCCCTTAGCTGCTGTTCTGTAAGACAAGCTCTAGAATTTCTGTTAGTCAGCAATTTCTGTTAATCCCACGGGGAAGCTTTTTTGTTAATCCTACGGAGCACGGTTCACGCAGCACCTGTTTTGCCCCGTTTTCCTGCCACCTGAATGAATCTCGCCTCAGCCCAGGTGGAGGGCCCCTCCCCGGCGGAGGTGAGATGTGGGCGCGCTCTTCTTGTATGGACTCGCTCCCAGCACCGGTATGGCGGGAGTGGGCGTGAAGACATGCGTGGTACGGAGAGGAGGAGGCCAGTGACTGACTACACCCACTCCCTGACTACGCCTAACTTGCGGCCCATCTGTGCACTGCAACCTATAAACATGCAGGTAGACTAAGAAGCTCGCATTTCTGATCTGCCCAGCTCGGGGACTAGTGCACTCACAGGCCAAGAGCGCGTCCACGGTCCCACCAGAGGTGGCCCTGCAGGATGACCACAGGTGACCACTCGGCCGGAGGACAGACACCCGCAATAACCACCTGAGCGTCCCAGCGCCCAGGCGGCTGAGCCGCCCGGGTCCGCGGGAACCTGTGATTGGTCGCTCCGCCCGGGGGCGTGGCCTCGAGGCGCAGCGCCGGGAAACGCGAGGCCGCCGGGGAGCGCGCGCAGGGCCCCCGCCGTGGTGCGTGCGCAGCGGCTGCTACCCCGCCCCGCGCCCGTCTCTGCCTGTGATTGGTGCCCCGCCCCAGGGGGCGGGCCTTCCGGAGGTAGTGCGCGCGCCGCGGCCGCGTCCGTGCGGTGCGACCTCCGCCCTCCCGGCCCGCGCTGAGTTGCAGCCATGGCGGCCTCCCTTCTGCTGAGGCAAGGACGAGCGGGGGCGCTGAAGGTAAcgggggccgggccgggggccgggAGTCTGCGGAGGGCCGGGGCGAGGGCCGCGGCCCTGACTGTCCCCTCCAGCCGTCCGGGGCGCCGCTGACCCCGCTTCCGGCCCGAGgggagggcgcggggccgggccggggccggCGAGGGTCCCGGCGACAGCGACCCCGACCTCGGCGCCCCCCGGCCCCGCTGGACCCGCATTACCAGGGAGCCTCCGGTGTGCGGTCCAGGCCGCGGACAGGTGCGGGGGCCGCAGCTGTCCCGCGCCGAGCCCTGTTAGAACCGAAAGGACAgagtttttttatttcttatttaaccCAAGAAGAAATGAGGGAACTCTCGGGTCCCTGGTGACCCAGTAACTCACCTGGCAGCCGCCAAGAAGCCAGAAGGGCTTTCTTTCTCCATATAGAAAAATCTAAGTCCTctttactatatttaaaattaaaagtggcCTTTATTACAAGAGCAGCAACTACTCTATTCGTTGCAAAATGAAGTACAGATGGAGGGGGATTTATTGTCAGCGTCCACTATTAACTGCTTCATATCTAGTCCCGAATGAGTTTAGCTTTCCTATGTACGTGTACACACATGCTTACGTCATAGctataaaaaaaacaaatgtgtCACCTTCATATGCGTGCTGTTGGCACTTTTGTTCGCAGTCCAGCATCTGGAACAGTGTGGGGCACGTAGTAGGCCTTAGTAAATACATCCTGAGTAAATTAGCGCTTTATACAGTGTTTTACCTGTCCGGTATATTGTAGACAGTTTTGAAGCAACTGTTCGTCTACGTCATTTTTAATGGCTAGGTAGTGCGTCTTCCACTTTATATCCAAAGTAcaggaaaatattttacaaaaggaATCAGTATTTTGTAGGTCGGTAGGTAACTGGAGACTACAAAAAGGATCCTCAGAAGAAAGTCTGATTGGGGCAATGCCTAAATGTTCATAGTGACTGTCCTTGAATTCAGGTGTTTTTTTCTTGCagctttttttgtattttcaaaaaatttccATAATGTATAGTATGTAAATTGTAATAACCATCAGAAATTTGTCATATGAATGCAAAGCATTTGCAAAAGATATGTCGCGATAACACTTGGTATTCACATTGTAATGGCTGCTACAAAGGATGTGACTCTTAAACATCCGTATCTGTTCCATCTTTTGTCAGAGCGTGCTAGAAGCCCGAGTGTTTCGAGGACTTGCTGCTACAGTTTCTCTCTCTGCAGAAtcaggaaagaatgaaaagggaCTGCCACCAAATCCCAAGAAGCAAAGTCCACCAAAAAGTAAGGTTTGAATGGTAGTTATAAATGAGAGAGAGTGCAGAGCAAATAAATCAGCTTCCCAAGTGTGAAAAGGGTTTTACTGACTACGTAATTGGACTTCTTCATTCCCTACCGTGTCCAGGTTATAATCAAACTGAAGATCTGTAACCAGTTTTAGACCTAACAGAGCAGCAACGTAACAGTCTTTGGCTCATCATTTAGCCCTGGACTGTTTCTGTCTGAATTTTCTAAACCTGCAGCAGCAGGAGACAGAGTCTACAGGCTCAGTGGGGCTTGATGGCCGTGATATGGGTCCCACGCTCCTGGGGGCAGCTGTGAACCCACCTTGCTTGTCTTGCCTGATGGTGACTTTCTTCAGTGTCTCTGAGGCATATCTGTGGTTTCGCAGGCTTTGCTCAGCCGCGGTGCAGGATTGCAGGTGGCCCTTTAAGGCCGTGGAGAGGGGGCTGCGGGTAGGCACCAATTTCCCTTGTGAATCACTTGGATGAAACATGGTGTCCAGTCTATTTCCAGCTTTTTCTACAGtcgttttgactttttttttttatcaaaaattTAGACTTAAtccccccactccctgccctgaATCCAGGTAGCATATCCTCTTGGAAGGAAAATAGGAAATGCAGCATGTATTTTAGATACTTCCGGGATGATATTTTCTACTCCCTGCTCATTATTAACAATTGATTATAATCCAGGTTTATTGCATTTAGTCTTAATTGGTGAAACCTTCATTAACTCTTAAAGTACGTACATGGTAGATAACTTCCCCTTGCTGACCCTTTGGGGCTTAGAATGATAATTTGAGTTTGTCTTATTTTCATCAAAATATAATTTCCTTAGTTTGAATGTTTGAGAGTGTGTAGATACTTTTGtccctcctttgtctgcacacacAAACTTGGTTAGGTTATAAAATACCGGCCCCCAGCTGCATTTCACACGCCATCGATCTGGGCTGAGGATCCCCCCGACCCCTGCCGCAATGTCTGCTGCCCGAGCCCCAGCGGCCCAAATCCAGCAGGAACGTTGTTGTGTTCTGTCCTATACCTGCCTCGTTGTTAAACTTGCTGTTCTTCCTTCATCTTAACCTGTATGTTTTCAAATAGGTATCTTAGGCTTAAAGACTCTTTTTTCCAAAGATCCCCCTTTTTAGAAATGTGCTTCTGTATGTAGTAGAAACGGAGGACTTCATCCCGTGAGGATTTGGGGTGTGGGTATGAGAAGGGAACACTGAGCTAGGAGTTGGCCTTGGGCTCCTGTGGCTTTTGCCTCTGGATGTGGCAGGCCTTGCAGGCCTCCGAGTTTGTTCAGGCCTGGTGGGAGCAGCGTGCCAGTCTTAATGAGGTTGACGTGTGCCGTGTGTGTCTGCCGTGTATATCAGGGTGCTGTCAGGTGGGAAGACGGTTTTCAGAACTACACTGTCTTTAATGCACATTACATTTGtatcttataatttaaaaaataattataatccctgcgtgaagaaaaagaaagaatgcatCTAAGTCAGCATGGGTGACCTCAGTTGTTTCCCCGTAAGTGTCAGATCCATGAGTGTAAGGGACACGCGTGGCCTCGGTGTTCCCCAGAAGTGTCAGAGATCCGTGAGTGTAAGGTACACACGTGGCCTCAGTGTTTTCCCCAGAAGTGTCAGAAATCCGTGAGTGTAAGGTACACATGTGGCCTCAGTGTTTCCCCAGAAGTGTCAGAGATTTGTGAGTGTAGGATACAGACATGCTTTTCAACCACCAGTGGCACATGGCCAGATGAACCCCATCAGCTGCAGGTGGCCttggaggctctagggaagatTCCTGCCTGCAGACGGGGCCCTAAGCATGCACTCTTGGCCAGAGGGCCTGCACCTGGGGTTACAGAGCACGTTCCCCCTCGTTCCATCCAGGGCTCCGCCTTCCTTCCTGAGGAGAGCAGCCAGCACTGTGGGCACAGCCATCAGAACCTGGGGGCCTCTTGTGGGCACCCCTTCCCATAGAACTGCCTGGCTAGCCAGCTTTGGTGTTCAGGTGGATTCAGTCACTAGGCTGACTTCTGCGGCAGTCAGTAATAAGTCATTGACTGAGTAATTCCTGTGTCGGTTTTTAAAGAATCTGCCAAAAAGCCAAAGTTAATTATCTATTTCACATCCTTATTTCAGTCTGGAAAGTGAGGACTCCTTGGAAATAGGAGTTTGATGTATTTATTTGTAACCAGCAGTGCTGGGCACTGTTTAAGCTCTCCATGCTGATGACCCCATCTGGTCTCCACAGCCCTGTGAGCAGGCGCTCTCAGTATCCCcatgtcacagaggagacagtTGGGGGCAGGGCACTTCTgaactgcccaaggtcacacaggtgtcAGTAGTGGAGCCCGGATTCGGGCCCAGGCAGGAAGGCCCCACAAGTGCAGTTTATAATCAGTGTGCTGTCTTTCCTCTGAAAAAAATCTCAATCCTCATGTGTTcattaaacaaaagcaaaaacaaaacacaaattttTATAGTCAAACACatgtaaaaaaaagttttaattaccATATAAAATTTGGATAACTGTATTCTTTCACAGCTTGTTGAAATGCACCTTTGATTCTGACCTGAATGTGCTTTGTTTCTGAAATTAATTCTGTGACTCATTGGCGACGTGGAAGTATTTTGTGGTTGCTGATCTATTTCAAACACCAGTCATTTTTGTTTCAAGAGGAGACAGCAAAGGAGTTGAAGGTCATGCCTTCCCTTGCTTTTcaaaaagcagagaagaaattcagggaatttaatttctgttttgaGAGCAGGTAGAGAAGCAACAGGAGAGCTCCTCTCTGCGCATCACTGGTGTTCATAGACCTTTATTTACATGGGCTGTTATGGGCTCTGAGGGCTAGAAATAGTCCCCGGAAGTCCCCACCTGGTGCTGGGAGGTGGGTCTCCTTTGCTAGTGTTATTTAGGTAGCTTTATGTTTCCAggtatttatccttttttttcccccagtttttgtttttgtttttgtttttgtttttattgaattatCTCTGCTGTCTTTAGGGTcatttaaatttgtttatctcGATCTTCAAGGAAAGTCACACTCAAACTAAAACACTGTCAGAGTAGAAGGCATCCTGCCTCTAGACAGATGTCAGAGATTTCATGACAACAAGCGGGTACAGTCACACTCAGAGTAAGGGCCGTGTTCTCTGCATGGTAGTCTGTCCTCCAGGTGACACCATCTGACCTGTTGATGCAGGCGTGGTGTCCACCCGGCACTTGGGTACAGGGGTAGCAGCCACAGATCATCATGGCAAGCTTCCTCTGAGTCCCAAAGAGGACTCCGGGTCTGTGCTGGGGCGGGTCTGAAGTTGGCTCCCAAAAGCAAAATGCGTGACTCGACTTTATTAGCCTCTCTGTGGACTTCTCCCAAAAACTTCACCTGAATAAAAGATACTTCAAAGCATTCTTACTTCGTATGGTCAACAGAAGTTTCCTTTTCAGACGAAATTTCTAAATTATACCATTTGAAGTGTTCTTTCCATTTTCGGTAGGTGATAAATCCACCTGTAATGTTGTTTTGATAACATATTTACAGTTTAAAAAGTCTCCACAATAAATTTTGGAAGATTGAGGCATTACAGTTTTTTGTATTCAACACAGCCTCTGTAAAGTAAGtcttattttaagttaatttttcacACTTGGAAAATTCATGCCCAACATAAAAGTGGATTAATGAGACAGGTGAGCAGGGTTTGGAGGCCAGCTTATCTTCTACGCTGCCTGTAGGAATTCCTGAGCTGTATCAGGTGTGGTTTCGAGAGACACAGGAAAGGGAGAGGTCAAGTGGTGccttgttttaatgtttaacatGATTCTGGAGCTCTGTCTGAGCTCTGCTCCTGCAGTCAGAAGGCAGATTCTTAGGTGACACATGGCCACGGAGTCCGACATGGCATGGagagggtggaggaggtggtgtaaATAGTCACGCACTGCTCTAGCTGTTCAGTCATATCCTTTTCTCTGGCTCATTTCTGACTTTTGGTTGTTCCTTagttttcttttatcattttccatCATCCtgtgatatatatagatatatatatgtatctccatatccagatagatagataggcagacggacagacagacaaagataTAAAGTCCTTGAGCTCAGAAAACAGTTAGAAACTTTTGAACACTGGTAAGATGGCAAAGTTAGGAATACAGTTTTTCCACTTTAAAGAAGTAGGGTTGAGATCCTTTTAGTGTAAAATAAACTCCTAGATTTGAAAATAAACACTGGATTTAGAATTTGctcatctgtaatttttttttagattttgctTTAGATTTGAGAAgtcattttaatttataaaaccttgtcctatatttttcttctgtatggttaaaaattgagaaaattgaaTGACATTCACTTTATTGAATATGCTGtgggatttcattttttttcataattgacTGCAAAATAAGAATTCTCTATTagcactttttttagtttttttgttttttttttttttactttttatacattatatttatatttacttacACTGGCCGGCCATTTTGAATCCATAAAGGGCAAGGGAAACTCCAGCTTActctttttatgttgttttgtccccaaagtattttttaaacattttttactgagttactgtcatgtacaatgttgtgtaaaattcCAGTGCGGAGCACAGTTTTTCACTTGTACGtgaacatacattcattgtcacatttttttcgctgtgagctaccaagCACTTTATTTAACAGTTTTAAAACTTGTTTCCAGTGATATATATGGTACTTAAGTATTTTAGACTTTTTTGATCTTGTAATACTTTTCTTGGGCAGAAGAAATCCCGAAATGATGTGATTTTGAAGGACTTttccactcccagggcagctTCATTTGAACCACGTGATCCCCCCGCCGACTCCCCACTCTTAAACTCGTGCGTACGCACACCCCAGACCCAAACCAGGCTCTTGTCTCTACTTTTGCTTTGCTGTTTTGTTCGGAAAGTTCAAGTTCATACAATATgggtaacttttaaaatatttgagatgCACCAAATTTTttagagatttaaaattttttacatttttaaacctTCATCTGCAAATATCTTTATAGTTTAACTCCCTTAAATGTAGATGAAATAgtagtttgaaaaataattatcaaGAAACTCATTGTGAAACATGGAGACAAGTTTGTTACTTCTGTTGGTAAAaagctccatttaaaaacttttcagctaccaaaaaaaatctacat
This portion of the Vicugna pacos chromosome 1, VicPac4, whole genome shotgun sequence genome encodes:
- the NDUFV3 gene encoding NADH dehydrogenase [ubiquinone] flavoprotein 3, mitochondrial isoform X2, which encodes MAASLLLRQGRAGALKSVLEARVFRGLAATVSLSAESGKNEKGLPPNPKKQSPPKRPAQAAASAEPFDNSTYKNLQHHDYSTYTFLDLNLDLLKFRMPQPSSGRESPRH